In Setaria italica strain Yugu1 chromosome I, Setaria_italica_v2.0, whole genome shotgun sequence, the genomic window ctgtcattgaaaatcagcgtcccatcctcttggcttagggagcctccatgagcgtagtaccagttctttgatcgttcgggccattcaatagttgcaggtatgattccccgttcgatcagatcttgttccatctttctccacttgggaattgctgagccatacccacctcgccccaaatgatggtggtagcccttctgactagcatttgcaacgttggtcgtgatctttttcacaccttcttcactcctcttgtattcaacaaatgcatcccagtggtccctcaacttgggccacgcgttgaagtctggagttttgcccttcttgatgtagtgggtgtccagcatcttcttgaatgtctggaattgagtagccatcttcttaagtgtccacgctttgacatccttctcgctataatcttcggggaatgtgaaatgcctcttcacgtcttcccacaacatattcttttctgtctctggaagggcgtacggattatcgcttctgcccttccattctctgatgctgataggcacgttgtcccagacgattgccccgatttgactaacgtacttctttgcgactttcttgggagcaaccggcctgccctcatctgtaacttcggtgatgacaagcctcccttccatcacctttgtacgacctcgggtcttctgcccttgtgtcgatccggagggctaacagtttaagattcgttaattagtacgtactagtagcggtggcgtgaaacaatacaagaatggttgtatatacctcgccggaaccttccaccacggcaagttgttgctgcggctgttgctcttcattcccatcggcagacatgttgaggaacatgtccgcctgggtgccctcttcatccgtgtatgatagtggaacgttgtcgccactaccatcaccagcgattatctgctccatgatataccttgcggtctcatcgtctgccatttcaactattgctggaaacatacatggaatcatacatgacagtcatagaaatcgtcttaatacaaatttgtatataatgacagtccggaatcatacatgtatataatgaaatcataaaataacatgaatcgtacaaagtccggaatctttatacaaatttctatgaatttatacaaatttctatgaatttatacaaatttctatgaatttatacaaatttctatgaatttctacaaatttctatgattttctacaaatttctatgattttctacaaatttctatgaatttctacaaatttctatgaatttctatgaatttctatgaatttctatgaatttctatgaatttctatgaatttctatgaatttatacaaatttctacgaatttctatgaatttctacgaatttctatgaatttctatgaatttctatgaatttctatgaatttctatgaatttctatgaatttatacaaatttctacgaatttctatgaatttctacaaatttctacgattttctatgaatttctacaaatttctacgaatttctacgaattttgacgaatttctacgaattttgacaaatttctacGGCGGCaataagggcggcggaggcgggacggcggcggtcagggcggcggaggcgggacggcggcggtcagggcggcggaggcggttcaccggaaccacgggcggtgcctaagctactacgttgtgatgggcggcaggacggcggcgatcacggcggctactcggcggcgatcacgacggctacaaggcgactctcacggtagctactcggcgggacggcggcgatcacgacggcgggacggtagttaacaagctaactacaaatctaacttaacaaactaactagaaatctaaaaatctaacttaacaaaattagaaatctaaaaatctaacttaacaaaattacaattccatctaaaaaaaacaaaattaaaaattaaaagaagaccctctcccggcgcaccggccggcgcggcagacctctcgcgcgcggggcggcggccggggcggcgggacggcggcggccggggcggcgtgacggcggcggccggggcggcgtgacggcgggacggcggcggccgggcggcgtgcgggacagcggcggccggggcggcgacgaggacgaagacgacgacggcgggacgacggcggccgaggcgaagacgacgacggcggccggcgaggggcgacgaggggcgacgaggatggagccggcgacgaggggcgatgcagccggcgacgaggtggccgggccgggggctgggcccgtcgacggacgaggaggggatcgaggagggccggccgggggcggaTCTGACTGGAGGCGGAGGGACTTCGATGGCGCAATGGGGAAGGGACCAGTTGCAGCTgagcggcgagggaggcggacgggcggcgacggcggagagcgcgggacttgcgaaaatttcgctaagtgtggaactggcggggggtagaagggagtacagtgcttttaaccccccccccttttatcccggttcgtaatgggacccgggataaaagagccttttgtcccgggtcccgtcaccaaccgggataaaaggggggccttttgtcccggttgctgttagcacccgggacaaaaggtcttttttcctatttttcttctcccgcctgttttttggaaatggattttatttaaccttttcactgcattccaggatgaaaaacaaaaccttctcagattttgtacatgcaaaaatatatttaattaacgagtaaattgacaataagtatgcaggatgaaaaacaaaaccttctcagattttgtacatgcaaaaatatatttaattaacgagtaaattgacaataattatgaagtaatcattatttctataccaactcatgtagcctgtaaaatatttattttactgcattgctgtgatcaataaattattcaattaaattatttgaatgcgcagaaaaatccatgttagtatgtggttaacaatgttcatgtatatctaaaaaatcttcacctaacaaatttaataacacatgaaatcatacatagggtaaattacaaattgtatcaattaatacacaaaggtcatgtacatttaacgcattacaatacaacgttgtaaaatttcttcttcacaaaagttccttgatcatgatcgcggcgtaagtacggagcctcttctttggacagcaggatgcttggatcaacttcaacggcgaatggaggcatgccatcaaactgatcataatcatctgattggtctgttttatcctcgactcccacgatttttcttttacctggaagaactatgtggcactttggctcccatgtctcttctggattcctcttgggtttgctgcacatgtccttcacatagaacacctgatgcacatcattggcaagtacgaatgggtcatcactgtatccaatcttgctcagatctactattgtcattccgtactgatctttggtgacggcagttagcttcacccaattgcaaagaaatagagggatgtacagcggtccgtattcgagttcccatatctcctgtatgaaaccataatacgactccttactattatttctgtccatggcatctatgcggacaccactattctggttcgtgcttttctggtcctgggctctcgtgtaaaatgtgtaaccatttatctcatagccttggaatttgacgattgtggtagcaggtcccctggctaaccaagcaagctgtgggtgaatctcagagttacccataagttgttggcgcaaccaggagggaaaagtttccatgtgatgacgggtaagccaagcatcggatttggtcgggtttttggaagctaccatctacctgtgctgctcgatatacggagacacaaaggatgactgttgtagaacagtgtagtgtgccttgtcgaacaaattagtatcattgctcaaacttgatttccttccaagggtgcccattcctcggagcctcccctcgtggcgtgaagttggaaccccaatcgagtcaattgaatcaataaaatcaacacaaaactcgatcacctcctctgttccatatcccctggcgatgcttccttctggacgagcacgattacgaacatagttttttaggactgccatgaacctctcgaaaggccacatattgtgcaggtatacaggtccgagaataccaatctcttttactaggtgaaccagtaagtgcgtcataatattgaagaaggatggtggaaataacaactcaaaactgacaagacattgcaccacatcgttctgtagctttgatagcttggatggatcgattgccttctgcgaaatcgcattgagaaacgcgcatagctttacgagcggcaaccggacattttctggtagaacacccctcagtgcaaccggaagcaactgggtcatcaacatgtggcagtcatgagccttgagatttgtaaacttcttttgtttcatatttattattccctttatattcgaggagtacccagacgggaccttcatactattcaagcattcaaacatgctatccttctcctccttgctgagagtgtaactggcaggacgtaagtagtgctgtccattatctctcttttccggatgtaggtcatctcgttgccccatggctttcaggtcctgtcgtgcttccaatgtatcttttgaggttccataaacacccatgaagcctagcacgttcacgcaaagattcttcgtcaggtgcatcacgtctattgcgttgcgaacctctaggatttcccaataaggtagctcccaaaatattgactttttcttccacatgggtgcatgtccgttatcatcgttcggaacaggttggctaccaagtccctttccaaagaatacatgtacatccttcatcatctcgaacacacgctttccattacggtgtgcaggttttttacgatggtctggcgtccctttgaaatgcatcccgctctttctcagctggtggtgagcagggagaaatcgacgatgacccatatagacgaccttcttacagtgcttcaagtacatgctatctgtgtcatctaaacagtgggtgcatgcccgatatcccttatttgtctgtcctgaaaggttactcaatgcaggccaatcgttgatggttacgaacaacagtgctcgtagattaaagatctcttgtctatcctcatcccacacacgtacaccttcttccttccagagctgtaaaaggtcatcaaccaacggccttaggtacacgtcaatgtcgttgccgggttgttttgggccttggataagcgccggcatcataatgaacttccgcttcatgcacagccaaggaggaaggttgaacatacaaagggtcacaggccaagtactatgaccactactcaactcaccgaatggattgaatccatcagtgcttaaaccaaaccttatgttccttgcttcactttcaaagtctgggaatgttctatcaattgatctccactgtgccccatctgcggggtgtctcagcatctcatcttccttacggtcttctttgtgccatcgcatcaacttagcattcgccttgttcctgaacaagcgcttcaagcgtggtattatagggaaataccacatcaccttcgcgggaactctcttcttgggagactgccccttgacatcaccaggatcatctcgcctgatcttataccgcagggcttcgcagacgggacaaacatccaatttctcgtattcatcaccacgatagaggatacagtcattagggcatgcgtgtatcttctgaacatccaatccgagagggcaaataatctgtttagcttcatatgttgtgtgGTCTTGAGGGCTCGCACCAAAAGTCAGGTAATTGNNNNNNNNNNNNNNNNNNNNNNNNNNNNNNNNNNNNNNNNNNNNNNNNNNNNNNNNNNNNNNNNNNNNNNNNNNNNNNNNNNNNNNNNNNNNNNNNNNNNNNNNNNNNNNNNNNNNNNNNNNNNNNNNNNNNNNNNNNNNNNNNNNNNNNNNNNNNNNNNNNNNNNNNNNNNNNNNNNNNNNNNNNNNNNNNNNNNNNNNNNNNNNNNNNNNNNNNNNNNNNNNNNNNNNNNNNNNNNNNNNNNNNNNNNNNNNNNNNNNNNNNNNNNNNNNNNNNNNNNNNNNNNNNNNNNNNNNNNNNNNNNNNNNNNNNNNNNNNNNNNNNNNNNNNNNNNNNNNNNNNNNNNNNNNNNNNNNNNNNNNNNNNNNNNNNNNNNNNNNNNNNNNNNNNNNNNNNNNNNNNNNNNNNNNNNNNNNNNNNNNNNNNNNNNNNNNNNNNNNNNNNNNNNNNNNNNNNNNNNNNNNNNNNNNNNNNNNNNNNNNNNNNNNNNNNNNNNNNNNNNNNNNNNNNNNNNNNNNNNNNNNNNNNNNNNNNNNNNNNNNNNNNNNNNNNNNNNNNNNNNNNNNNNNNNNNNNNNNNNNNNNNNNNNNNNNNNNNNNNNNNNNNNNNNNNNNNNNNNNNNNNNNNNNNNNNNNNNNNNNNNNNNNNNNNNNNNNNNNNNNNNNNNNNNNNNNNNNNNNNNNNNNNNNNNNNNNNNNNNNNNNNNNNNNNNNNNNNNNNNNNNNNNNNNNNNNNNNNNNNNNNNNNNNNNNNNNNNNNNNNNNNNNNNNNNNNNNNNNNNNNNNNNNNNNNNNNNNNNNNNNNNNNNNNNNNNNNNNNNNNNNNNNNNNNNNNNNNNNNNNNNNNNNNNNNNNNNNNNNNNNNNNNNNNNNNNNNNNNNNNNNNNNNNNNNNNNNNNNNNNNNNNNNNNNNNNNNNNNNNNNNNNNNNNNNNNNNNNNNNNNNNNNNNNNNNNNNNNNNNNNNNNNNNNNNNNNNNNNNNNNNNNNNNNNNNNNNNNNNNNNNNNNNNNNNNNNNNNNNNNNNNNNNNNNNNNNNNNNNNNNNNNNNNNNNNNNNNNNNNNNNNNNNNNNNNNNNNNNNNNNNNNNNNNNNNNNNNNNNNNNNNNNNNNNNNNNNNNNNNNNNNNNNNNNNNNNNNNNNNNNNNNNNNNNNNNNNNNNNNNNNNNNNNNNNNNNNNNNNNNNNNNNNNNNNNNNNNNNNNNNNNNNNNNNNNNNNNNNNNNNNNNNNNNNNNNNNNNNNNNNNNNNNNNNNNNNNNNNNNNNNNNNNNNNNNNNNNNNNNNNNNNNNNNNNNNNNNNNNNNNNNNNNNNNNNNNNNNNNNNNNNNNNNNNNNNNNNNNNNNNNNNNNNNNNNNNNNNNNNNNNNNNNNNNNNNNNNNNNNNNNNNNNNNNNNNNNNNNNNNNNNNNNNNNNNNNNNNNNNNNNNNNNNNNNNNNNNNNNNNNNNNNgtcctcaactgggcggcaccgcacttcgtcattaaagaggttagatgctacggaaaaggggacacggtcacgatgtccgtatccactctttctcgtagaatcgaacctccttcttgacatacgttgctgctcggcggagaacatcctcggcgagatgaacacggtatgcaagttcaacaagtagcagaagtcatctatgtacaaaaattctttccttaccactacagaagttgttgaacttgaagaccgtgttcatttcgcgaggatgtcctcagctaggcggcaccgcacttcgtcatgaaagaggttagatgctacggaaaaggggacacggtcacgatgtccgtatccactctttctcgtagaatcgaacctccttcttgacatacgttgctactcggcggagaacatcatcgcagaaatgaacacggtatgcaagtttaacaagtatatggatttaaaaaaccatattgaatttgataagataaaccgtctagacaaggtagcatcatttttaaaccactgaaataatgcatactatatatgacacatcaatctccctcacattctagctcaaaatacctctccatttttctacttcatcatcacattgtagcaaataatctttccatctccaaagcataaatcaaagcataataCAAGGATGAaatagcaaaccttcgcagcacttgttggctgagtcaaattcccacgaaaatgagggaaaaaacttcgggcagcacctcccttgcttgggcaccaccggagagtaggtgaagctcagctctctaccaatgtgctggactggctcgggctggaggaagaagaaagtctctgtcttgGGGATAtggtgggggatgagtttttatcccggttaaaaactccaaccgagacaaaaggaaacaccttttgtcccggttggaagtttatcccggttggaggatccaaccgggataaaagggtccggccaccgacgccccccagctagccgttgcaaccgggactaaaggggggcctttagtcccggttgcaattaccaaccgggactaatgctcccctccaaatttccgcacccccccgcacccccttttgtcccgggccaactttaaaccgggataaaagggggtggatcgaaagtcagttctctactagtgtttgTGGAGCTGGACGTGTTTGGCAGGGAATTTTATGAAGCTGGTGGAGTGAAGCTATTTTTTATGGAGTGATGCCAAACATCCCTAAATCGCACACAGTGGGGCATATGGAAGCTAACATGTCACATGGTAAGTCCTTAACATATTTTATTATTAGTAAAAAATGGCATGTGAATTGATCGCCTTGTACATGCATCTAAATCTGGCCAGCTCATTACACAGTTGGAAATAGCCCAACTACATTTCACTGTTAGCAGTTGAAGTTTTAATTTGTCGTGTACCCTGACCGCTTCCCTCCAAATCTGGAGCCCATCACTCACGGATCCACCTCTCCTACAAAACCCCACCGTGGCACCACCACACGCTGGCTCACTGTACCATCGCAAACTTCCCACCAATGGAAATGGCCTCTCACACCGtcctctcccttctcctcctcctccctttcctCTTCGCCGCGGCAGCCGACGTCGCCCCTGGTCCATCCCCACCCGGGGAGCTCAACCTGACCGGCATCCTTGAAAATGGCGGGCAGTACTCGACGCTGCTCCGCCTCCTGCAGACCACCCGGATCGCCCAGCAGCTCACCGAGCAGCTCAAGAACTCGTACGACGGCCTGACCTTCTTCGCGCCCAACGATGACGCCTTCACCAAGCTCAAGACGGGCACGCTCAACGGCCTCTCCGACCAGCAGAAGATCCAGCTGCTGCTTTACCACGTCCTGCCCCGGTACTACAGCGTCACCACCTTCCAGACGGCCAGCAACCCGCTGCCCACCGAGGGGTCGGGCCCCGGCGGCATGTACACCGTCAAcgtgaccaccaccaccagcagccacCTGGTGAACATGTCCACGGGCGTCGTCGACGTGCCCATCAGCAGCACGCTCGTGGCCAGGTTCCCGCTCGCCGTCTACTCCATCGACGCCGTGCTCCTGCCGGAGCAGCTGTTCGGCGCGTCGCGCAAGGCGGttgcgccggcgcccgcggggCAGGCTGCTGGAGCGGCGGCTGGGAAGGCGGCAGCGCGGAAGAAGGGTGGTGTCCCGAAGAGCGACGTGGCAGCGGAGCCGTCGGCAGCGGGGAAGGAGACAGAAGACAGCACgaaagcggcggcggcttgTAGAGGGATGAGTGCGGGGTGGACGACGATTGCTGCTTTTGCTCTCATGGCCGTTGTCAATCTGGTCGGCGCTTGAGAAGTGTGTTTGCTTGTGTCTCTTTGTAATTTACGTCTTATTTCGCCATCTTCCAGTTACTAATAAGTTTACTTATGTCATGGTTTTGTACGTAATATTGTGATAAATGATGATATGATTCACTTGTACTTATAAGCAGCTCACTCTTCCTCTGTTCTAAATTTCTCATGAATTACAGTCGATATATTTCCGGACCGCCCAATGCATGTTGTCTTCAACATCCAGGCAATCACGTCAGTTGATATACACCTGCTGCTCTCACCAAGGCACCAATGCAAGGccttgctactccctccgttccaaattgtaaattattttgttttttctagatttataaatattattatgcatgaCATTCATTATATCTAAATAtctaaatgtataataatatctataaacctagaaaagtcaaaacaacctataatttggaatggagggagtacattgcTATGTTGCTGCCTACCGTGCAGAGCATCCATAGAAGCCTGAGGAACCTCCAAAACCCTAAACTCCGTCCAGCGACAATTGGCATAATGATCAAAGCTTGGCATCAACTGTAACAAAGACAATGAAGATCTCAAGCCATTTAGTGTACGAAATTATCGTTTGAACCGAATTTGAGCAAAGGGAAAAGAAATAAAGACAAAATGGAGCAAATTTGAGCTTGCATTGGGCTAGATACTGTTTACATTGCACAGAAGGTACATTCCTTGCTCTGTACAAATGTTGATAAATCATTGATGTTTTCTTGTGCATTAAAACGAATAGCTAGCAATTTGAAACATGCTTGGAATCATTTCAAAACTACATCTATGTCCTTAAACTTCGGCAAtgacttcatcttcttttcctTAGTGTCACGCCATCGTGTGACTAGAAATTCGATGGCAGATGGAGTTCTTAGGGCATCCATAGTGTATAGCACCTTAAGCAGTTCTAAGAT contains:
- the LOC101780027 gene encoding fasciclin-like arabinogalactan protein 6; translated protein: MEMASHTVLSLLLLLPFLFAAAADVAPGPSPPGELNLTGILENGGQYSTLLRLLQTTRIAQQLTEQLKNSYDGLTFFAPNDDAFTKLKTGTLNGLSDQQKIQLLLYHVLPRYYSVTTFQTASNPLPTEGSGPGGMYTVNVTTTTSSHLVNMSTGVVDVPISSTLVARFPLAVYSIDAVLLPEQLFGASRKAVAPAPAGQAAGAAAGKAAARKKGGVPKSDVAAEPSAAGKETEDSTKAAAACRGMSAGWTTIAAFALMAVVNLVGA